From Thermus brockianus, the proteins below share one genomic window:
- a CDS encoding DUF1722 domain-containing protein, whose protein sequence is MEAFWPRPRLAISACLGFAAVRYSGELIPDKVVAALREHVDFVPVCPEVEIGLGVPRPTVRLVRGEDGPRMVQPSTGEDLTERMRSFSEGFLAGLGPVEGFILKNRSPTCALKDAKVYARADAGGVVGRGPGLFAEAVERAFPLLPKEDEGRLSSARIRAHFFTRIFALARLRRVEDLGGLMAFHARYKLLLLAYHQGEARQLGRLLAEAKGRPFPEVRRVYEEGFLRATRLPFRLGPMADTLLHAFGYFKKGLAPKEKAHFLELLAGFREERVPLEAPLALLRSWALRWEEGYLLDQALFAPYPEPLMSLASS, encoded by the coding sequence GTGGAAGCCTTTTGGCCTAGACCCCGCCTCGCAATAAGCGCCTGTTTGGGCTTCGCCGCCGTGCGCTACTCGGGGGAACTCATCCCGGACAAGGTGGTGGCGGCCCTGAGGGAGCACGTGGACTTCGTCCCCGTCTGCCCCGAGGTGGAAATAGGCCTCGGGGTGCCGAGGCCCACGGTGCGCCTGGTGCGGGGAGAGGATGGCCCCCGGATGGTCCAGCCCAGTACGGGGGAGGACCTGACCGAGAGGATGCGTTCCTTTAGCGAGGGCTTTCTTGCGGGCTTGGGCCCGGTGGAGGGGTTTATCCTCAAGAACCGCTCCCCTACCTGCGCCCTGAAGGACGCCAAGGTCTACGCCCGGGCCGATGCGGGCGGGGTGGTGGGCCGGGGGCCAGGGCTTTTTGCCGAGGCGGTGGAAAGGGCCTTCCCCCTCCTGCCCAAGGAGGACGAGGGCCGGCTTTCCAGCGCCCGCATCCGCGCCCACTTCTTCACCCGCATCTTCGCCCTGGCGAGGCTACGCCGGGTGGAGGACCTGGGGGGCCTTATGGCCTTCCACGCCCGCTACAAGCTCCTCCTCCTCGCCTACCACCAAGGGGAGGCGCGCCAACTAGGCCGGCTTCTCGCCGAGGCCAAGGGAAGGCCTTTCCCCGAGGTGCGCCGGGTCTACGAGGAGGGCTTCCTAAGGGCCACGAGGCTTCCCTTCCGCCTTGGGCCCATGGCGGACACCCTCCTCCACGCCTTCGGGTACTTCAAGAAGGGCCTAGCCCCCAAGGAGAAGGCCCACTTCCTGGAGCTCCTTGCGGGCTTCCGGGAGGAGCGGGTGCCCCTCGAGGCCCCCCTCGCCCTTCTCCGGTCCTGGGCCTTGCGTTGGGAGGAGGGGTACCTCCTGGACCAGGCCCTCTTTGCCCCTTACCCCGAGCCCCTCATGAGCCTGGCGAGCTCCTAG
- a CDS encoding arsenate reductase (azurin) large subunit: MALIPRRDQLPIPPKNAKVYNQVCQYCNVGCGYKVYVWPVGEQGGPKPNQNAFGLDLTSPQAPLAGQSYTETMHAITVGKDGRQYHVVIVPAKDSPINRGDYSIRGGTNALTVWSLDRGTQDRLTYPLLRVGDQFQAITWQDALTLMAGVIKGIRDRDGNDDNIAVKCYDHGGSGQGFEDNYAAGKLFFAALSVKHIAIHNRPAYNSEVWGSRERGVHELNYTYEDARLADTIVLWGANSYETATVFYVEHMLPNLQGATVAEKQAAFERGEPAEPGYMIVIDPRKTSSYTLAAQVAPDRVMLLQPNLGTDYILANAIARVVWERGYYDMAYLQARTDMALFEEYKQKSLKLGVPYAEFMREVERITGVPRAQIEKAADWIAKPKAGRFKRRTLTIYEKGIIWNMKNYDQVAAIVQLAVLTHNIGRPGTGCGRQGGHQEGYVRPPAPTPGSIYRGGPPVNVDKFLTDGKGKFYWVIANDPYLSTPNNQVFRKRIHERTEKLTRALGEGGEPGTIGERVQKILDVLYKDPDALFMVVQDIYMTETARDAHLILPAAGWGEANDTSINCNSRLLRLYEKFMDPPGEAKPDWEIFKWVGLRIAELYRAEGKVQEALKFEFGKNWRTDEDVFLAGAEEFGDNRVSEEDEAKLEAENYKGVTYALLKQLGQKGIQTPVRRDPKTGQLVGTVRRYTHKFGTPDGKFKWYGTDDWEGYPQEVAKYLEGEKARQYPFWLTTGRAQTIWQTAYHDRRLPEKAMALPLPYVEVNPEDAKRLGLQSGDLVEVYNEEGNGTFLVYVTDAVKPGMLFLVMYHWRGTSNSLVSGYTDPKTTIPWYKGTRAALRKVAGAIPSVQATASLLQQNRFD; encoded by the coding sequence ATGGCGCTCATTCCCCGTAGGGACCAGCTTCCCATTCCCCCCAAGAACGCAAAGGTCTACAACCAGGTCTGCCAGTACTGCAATGTAGGGTGCGGCTACAAGGTGTACGTCTGGCCCGTGGGCGAGCAGGGTGGCCCGAAGCCTAACCAGAACGCCTTTGGCCTGGATCTCACGAGCCCGCAGGCGCCGCTCGCTGGTCAAAGCTACACCGAAACCATGCACGCCATCACGGTGGGCAAGGACGGCCGCCAGTACCACGTGGTCATCGTCCCGGCCAAGGATAGCCCCATTAACCGGGGCGACTACTCCATCCGGGGCGGCACCAACGCCCTCACGGTGTGGAGCCTGGACCGGGGCACCCAGGACCGCCTCACCTACCCCCTCCTCCGGGTGGGGGACCAGTTCCAGGCCATCACCTGGCAGGACGCCCTCACCCTCATGGCCGGGGTCATCAAGGGCATCCGTGACCGGGATGGCAACGACGACAACATCGCCGTAAAGTGCTACGACCACGGGGGCTCGGGCCAGGGCTTTGAGGACAACTACGCTGCCGGCAAGCTCTTCTTCGCCGCCCTCTCCGTGAAGCACATCGCCATCCACAACCGCCCGGCCTACAACTCCGAGGTCTGGGGTAGCCGGGAGCGGGGCGTTCACGAGCTCAACTACACCTACGAGGACGCGCGCCTGGCCGACACCATCGTCCTCTGGGGCGCCAACTCCTACGAGACGGCCACCGTCTTCTATGTGGAGCACATGCTTCCCAACCTGCAAGGGGCCACGGTGGCGGAGAAGCAGGCGGCCTTTGAACGGGGGGAGCCCGCCGAGCCCGGGTACATGATCGTCATTGACCCGAGGAAGACGAGCTCGTACACCCTGGCGGCCCAGGTGGCCCCCGACCGGGTAATGCTCCTCCAGCCCAACCTGGGCACGGACTACATCCTGGCCAACGCCATCGCCCGCGTGGTCTGGGAGCGGGGCTATTACGATATGGCCTACCTCCAGGCCCGCACGGACATGGCCCTCTTTGAGGAGTACAAGCAAAAGAGCCTCAAGCTCGGGGTACCCTACGCCGAGTTCATGCGGGAGGTGGAGCGCATCACGGGTGTGCCCCGGGCCCAGATTGAGAAGGCCGCCGACTGGATCGCCAAGCCTAAGGCGGGCCGGTTCAAGCGCCGTACCCTCACCATCTACGAGAAGGGCATCATCTGGAACATGAAGAACTACGACCAGGTGGCGGCCATCGTGCAGCTCGCCGTCCTCACCCACAACATCGGCCGCCCCGGCACCGGCTGCGGCCGTCAGGGTGGGCACCAGGAAGGCTATGTCCGTCCGCCCGCCCCCACGCCCGGCTCCATCTACCGCGGCGGCCCCCCGGTTAACGTGGACAAGTTCCTCACCGATGGGAAGGGCAAGTTCTACTGGGTGATCGCCAACGATCCCTACCTCTCCACCCCCAACAACCAGGTCTTCCGCAAGCGCATCCATGAGCGTACGGAGAAGCTCACCCGCGCCTTGGGCGAGGGCGGGGAGCCCGGCACCATCGGGGAAAGGGTGCAGAAGATCCTGGACGTTCTTTACAAGGATCCCGACGCCCTCTTCATGGTCGTCCAGGACATCTACATGACGGAAACCGCCCGGGACGCCCACCTCATCCTGCCCGCCGCCGGCTGGGGCGAGGCCAACGACACCTCCATCAACTGCAATAGCCGCCTCCTCCGCCTCTACGAGAAGTTCATGGACCCGCCCGGGGAGGCCAAGCCCGACTGGGAGATCTTCAAATGGGTGGGCCTGCGCATCGCCGAACTGTACCGGGCCGAGGGCAAGGTCCAGGAGGCCCTCAAGTTTGAGTTCGGCAAGAACTGGCGGACGGACGAGGACGTCTTCCTGGCGGGGGCCGAGGAGTTCGGCGACAACCGCGTGAGCGAGGAGGACGAGGCAAAGCTGGAGGCGGAGAACTACAAGGGGGTGACCTACGCCCTCCTCAAGCAGCTGGGCCAAAAGGGCATCCAAACCCCCGTGCGCCGCGACCCCAAGACCGGGCAACTGGTGGGCACGGTGCGCCGTTACACCCACAAGTTCGGTACGCCCGACGGCAAGTTCAAGTGGTACGGCACGGACGACTGGGAGGGCTACCCGCAGGAGGTGGCCAAGTACCTGGAAGGGGAGAAGGCCAGGCAGTACCCCTTCTGGCTCACCACCGGCCGGGCCCAGACCATCTGGCAGACCGCCTACCACGACCGCCGGCTGCCCGAGAAGGCCATGGCCCTGCCCCTCCCTTACGTGGAGGTGAACCCCGAGGACGCCAAGCGCCTGGGCCTTCAGTCCGGGGACCTGGTGGAGGTCTACAACGAGGAGGGGAACGGCACCTTCTTGGTCTACGTCACCGACGCGGTGAAGCCGGGGATGCTCTTCCTCGTCATGTACCACTGGCGGGGCACCTCCAACTCCCTGGTTTCCGGCTACACCGACCCCAAGACCACCATCCCCTGGTACAAGGGCACCCGGGCCGCCCTCCGCAAGGTGGCAGGGGCCATCCCCTCGGTGCAAGCGACGGCGAGCCTCCTCCAGCAGAATAGGTTTGACTAA
- a CDS encoding arsenate reductase (azurin) small subunit, with amino-acid sequence MTRTLSRRRFVQLTAAASALFAAGGKAQLWYAPSLTYPAVKVANVAQVRTGQPITFNYPDASAPAILVKLGRPALGGVGKDRDIVAFSALCTHMGCPVQYEKGRFICRCHYSMFDPAKAGQTYQGLASSWLPQIPLRVDGKGDIYAVAVQGLIWGRVKNV; translated from the coding sequence ATGACACGAACGTTAAGCCGTAGGCGCTTCGTCCAACTCACGGCGGCGGCCAGCGCCCTCTTCGCCGCGGGCGGCAAGGCCCAGCTTTGGTACGCCCCAAGCCTCACCTACCCGGCGGTGAAGGTGGCCAACGTTGCCCAGGTGCGGACGGGGCAGCCCATCACCTTCAACTACCCCGACGCCTCGGCCCCCGCCATCCTCGTGAAGCTGGGCCGCCCGGCTTTGGGCGGGGTGGGGAAGGACCGGGACATCGTGGCCTTCTCCGCCCTCTGCACCCACATGGGTTGCCCCGTGCAGTACGAGAAGGGCCGCTTTATCTGCCGGTGCCACTACTCCATGTTTGACCCCGCCAAGGCCGGCCAGACCTACCAAGGCCTGGCCAGCTCCTGGTTGCCCCAAATCCCGTTGCGGGTGGACGGCAAGGGCGACATCTACGCCGTGGCGGTGCAGGGCCTCATCTGGGGCCGGGTGAAGAACGTATAG
- a CDS encoding ArsR/SmtB family transcription factor, producing the protein MRKADLLESRLTALAHPARVAMVRLLAELPDEHTARDPRCGTAFGVCFCHLKEKTGLSGPTVSHHLKILREAGLVEGVRVGRWTYFRLRPGALEGLAQELLALARQAQRTLERAV; encoded by the coding sequence ATGCGTAAGGCGGACCTCTTGGAGAGCCGCTTAACGGCCCTGGCCCACCCGGCGCGGGTGGCCATGGTGCGCCTGCTCGCCGAGCTTCCCGACGAGCACACCGCCCGGGACCCCCGGTGTGGCACCGCCTTCGGCGTCTGCTTCTGCCACCTGAAGGAGAAGACGGGCCTTTCCGGGCCCACGGTGAGCCACCACCTGAAGATCCTGCGGGAAGCGGGTCTGGTGGAGGGGGTACGGGTGGGCCGTTGGACCTACTTCCGCCTGCGGCCGGGGGCCCTCGAGGGCCTCGCCCAGGAACTCCTGGCCCTGGCGCGCCAGGCGCAACGGACGCTGGAGCGGGCGGTGTAG
- a CDS encoding YbjN domain-containing protein — protein MAWNREYRFSRAYLDEGFYPVLEADLLLEGGVTDRAIVAFLLVFRESWQEFAAHMGGDGKEEGR, from the coding sequence TTGGCGTGGAACCGGGAGTATCGCTTCAGCCGGGCCTACCTGGACGAGGGTTTTTATCCCGTGTTGGAGGCGGACCTCCTCTTGGAAGGGGGCGTGACGGACAGGGCCATCGTGGCGTTCCTGCTCGTGTTCCGGGAAAGCTGGCAGGAGTTTGCTGCCCACATGGGGGGCGATGGGAAGGAGGAGGGAAGATGA
- a CDS encoding SixA phosphatase family protein: MELFLVRHALALPPQGEGEGADDERPLAPKGVRRFRQVVRGLKALGVSLDLILTSPKRRALETASLLAEGLGGEVRLTPHLLGPPGQALLEALPREGRVALVGHEPFLSALLVQLLLGDLLGASVEEAVSERLAFKKGGVAWLEGEARPGGLALKAFLPPKVFRV, translated from the coding sequence ATGGAACTCTTCCTGGTCCGCCACGCCCTGGCCTTGCCGCCCCAGGGGGAAGGGGAGGGGGCCGATGACGAGCGGCCCCTCGCCCCCAAGGGGGTGCGGCGCTTTCGCCAGGTGGTCCGGGGCCTGAAGGCCCTCGGGGTTTCCTTGGACCTGATCCTCACGAGCCCCAAGCGCCGGGCGCTGGAAACCGCAAGCCTCCTCGCCGAAGGCTTAGGTGGGGAAGTGCGCCTCACGCCGCACCTCTTAGGCCCTCCTGGCCAGGCGCTCCTGGAGGCGTTGCCCCGGGAGGGGAGGGTGGCCCTGGTGGGGCATGAGCCTTTTCTGTCTGCGCTTCTGGTCCAACTCCTCCTTGGGGACCTTCTGGGGGCTTCTGTGGAGGAAGCCGTTTCGGAACGCCTGGCCTTCAAGAAGGGCGGGGTGGCCTGGCTGGAAGGGGAGGCGAGGCCCGGGGGGCTAGCCCTGAAGGCCTTTCTGCCGCCCAAGGTCTTCCGGGTGTAG
- a CDS encoding polyphosphate kinase, with amino-acid sequence MRLLPEASWLQFNRRVLRQSERPDFPLLERLRFLAIWNRNLDEFFAARIAKIFLKGRGDAAHRALLEEAQAQCLYAAERYHALLQEAAPVLQVLSAEALDELDWMYFRVFLAEVVAPRTDLIPWEAVGDLSHGALYFASPKHLVRLPQDLPRLLPVPGREGTFVRLGALVRARSDLFLPEEAPLYEFRVLRLLESERARADWDELAQALEGRQEGVPTLLVAEEGFPEAWLEGLRRGLDLLPEEVFRLPPPLNLTLVEALVEAGPSGWRFPPLKPVRPEGFLKNPLGRLREEDLLLYHPFEDYGAVERFAEAALRPEVEEVYATLYRIGEENPLAEALLEAARRGKRVHVLLEGRARFDELQNLRWYLRFLRAGVEVLPLSERKVHAKALLLLTREGGFAHLGTGNYNPQNGRLYTDFSLFTAREEVVRDVHAFFRAVRQGSFPDLALLRTGEAIRALLVESILAEAHPKGRVILKFNHLTDPEVLSALVEAAEAGARVDLLVRSTLTLLHPRFQAKSLVGRYLEHARVAAFRAGGAWKVYLTSADAMPRNFQNRFELLFPVLSKEARRKVLKVLKRQVRDDRNSFLLLPEGEKVLWGGRHDAQRPPG; translated from the coding sequence ATGCGCCTCCTCCCCGAAGCCAGCTGGCTCCAGTTTAACCGCAGGGTCCTCAGGCAAAGCGAGCGGCCCGACTTTCCCCTTTTGGAGAGGCTTCGCTTCCTCGCCATCTGGAACCGCAACCTGGACGAGTTCTTCGCCGCCCGCATCGCCAAAATCTTTCTGAAGGGGCGGGGGGATGCGGCGCACCGGGCCCTCTTGGAAGAGGCGCAGGCCCAATGCCTTTATGCGGCGGAGCGCTACCACGCCCTCCTCCAGGAGGCGGCCCCCGTCCTCCAGGTCCTGTCGGCGGAGGCGTTGGACGAGCTGGACTGGATGTACTTCCGCGTCTTTTTGGCCGAGGTGGTGGCCCCCCGAACCGACCTCATCCCCTGGGAGGCGGTGGGCGACCTTTCCCACGGGGCCCTGTATTTCGCCTCGCCCAAGCATCTGGTGCGGCTGCCCCAGGACCTGCCCCGCCTCCTCCCGGTGCCGGGGAGGGAGGGCACCTTTGTGCGGCTTGGGGCCTTGGTGCGGGCGCGGAGCGACCTCTTCCTGCCCGAGGAGGCGCCCCTCTACGAGTTCCGGGTCCTGCGCCTTTTGGAAAGCGAACGGGCCCGGGCGGACTGGGACGAGCTGGCGCAGGCCCTCGAGGGGCGGCAGGAGGGGGTGCCCACCCTCTTGGTGGCCGAGGAGGGCTTCCCAGAGGCCTGGCTCGAGGGGCTACGCCGGGGCCTGGACCTTTTGCCCGAGGAGGTGTTCCGGCTTCCCCCACCCCTGAACCTCACCCTGGTGGAGGCCCTGGTGGAGGCGGGGCCTTCGGGGTGGCGCTTCCCTCCCCTTAAGCCGGTCCGCCCGGAGGGCTTCCTCAAAAACCCCCTGGGACGCTTGCGGGAGGAGGACCTCCTCCTTTACCACCCCTTTGAGGACTACGGGGCTGTGGAGCGGTTCGCCGAGGCGGCCCTGCGCCCCGAGGTGGAGGAGGTCTACGCCACCCTTTACCGCATCGGGGAGGAAAACCCCTTGGCGGAGGCGCTCCTGGAAGCGGCCCGGCGGGGAAAGCGGGTGCATGTGCTCCTGGAGGGCCGGGCCCGGTTTGACGAGTTGCAGAACCTCCGCTGGTACCTGCGTTTCCTGAGGGCGGGGGTGGAGGTGCTTCCCCTGTCCGAGCGCAAGGTCCACGCCAAGGCCCTGCTTCTCTTGACCCGGGAAGGGGGCTTTGCCCATCTCGGGACCGGGAACTACAACCCGCAAAACGGGCGGCTCTACACGGACTTTTCCCTCTTCACCGCCCGGGAGGAGGTGGTGCGGGATGTCCACGCCTTCTTCCGCGCCGTGCGACAGGGGAGTTTCCCCGACCTCGCCCTCCTGCGCACGGGGGAGGCCATCCGGGCGCTCTTGGTGGAGTCCATCCTGGCGGAGGCCCATCCCAAGGGCCGGGTCATCCTCAAGTTCAACCACCTTACCGACCCCGAGGTGCTTTCCGCCCTGGTGGAAGCGGCGGAGGCGGGGGCCCGGGTGGACCTCTTGGTGCGGAGCACCCTGACCCTCCTCCACCCCCGCTTCCAGGCCAAAAGCCTGGTGGGCCGCTACCTGGAGCATGCCCGGGTGGCCGCCTTCCGGGCGGGGGGTGCCTGGAAGGTCTACCTCACCAGCGCCGACGCCATGCCCCGGAACTTCCAAAACCGGTTTGAGCTCCTCTTTCCGGTGCTCTCCAAGGAGGCCAGGCGGAAGGTGCTTAAAGTGCTCAAGCGCCAGGTGCGGGACGACCGCAATAGCTTTCTCCTTCTCCCCGAAGGGGAAAAGGTCCTTTGGGGCGGCCGCCACGATGCCCAGCGCCCGCCCGGGTAG
- a CDS encoding Ppx/GppA family phosphatase has translation MLQITPASRQEAVKERSLAVLDLGSGTFRLVVYRYCPGAYYLLADELREAVALGEGLAGGRIVDEALARGRKALRAFADFLRASPMDEVVVLATSAIRDAENGHLVLEEAWRLGLPAQVVPGEEEARLGVLAVANGLFLEDALVVDQGGGSAQVSRMEGRRFRQGKALPFGALRLTETFLQGDPPSPKEVRALEKAVAKALRGLGLSGGLPLVGLGGNLRAIARLHAKGRDYPWEHLHGYFLPREGVEELYERVLRLPLKERAELPGLQPDRARTLPASLAFLRALLAQFQAPGLWVSGMGIREGAFFSRFLPPPHLLPDPRAFAVESLFQRYPFSEAHRDRVKALALDIFAGLAPLHRLGEEEKRLLLEAAHLHDIGMHLGYHDHHKHGAYLVFSEPLLGFRHREQALLGLLVRYHRRGDPSPGALKPLLERGDAKRLLRLAALLRLAEMLERTRSGRVRGLRVELGERVRLLLEAAEDPWVERVEAEKQAGLFQKAFGLGLEVVWAGP, from the coding sequence TTGCTACAGATTACGCCAGCTTCACGTCAGGAGGCGGTCAAGGAGCGTTCCTTGGCGGTCTTGGACCTGGGCTCGGGCACCTTTCGCCTGGTGGTCTACCGCTATTGCCCGGGGGCGTACTACCTCTTGGCGGACGAGCTCCGGGAGGCGGTGGCCTTGGGGGAGGGGCTCGCGGGGGGGCGCATCGTGGATGAGGCCCTAGCCCGGGGCCGGAAGGCCCTCCGGGCCTTCGCCGACTTCCTCCGGGCCTCCCCCATGGACGAGGTGGTGGTCCTGGCCACGAGCGCCATCCGGGACGCCGAGAACGGGCACCTGGTTCTGGAGGAGGCCTGGCGGTTGGGCCTTCCGGCCCAGGTGGTGCCGGGGGAAGAGGAGGCCCGCCTGGGGGTCTTGGCGGTGGCGAACGGCCTTTTCCTCGAGGACGCCCTGGTGGTGGACCAAGGGGGAGGAAGCGCCCAGGTTTCCCGCATGGAAGGCCGCCGCTTCCGCCAGGGGAAGGCCTTGCCCTTCGGGGCTCTCCGGCTCACGGAGACCTTCCTCCAGGGCGACCCGCCAAGCCCCAAGGAGGTGCGGGCCTTGGAGAAGGCGGTGGCCAAGGCGCTTCGGGGCTTGGGGCTATCGGGGGGTTTACCCCTCGTGGGCCTGGGCGGCAACCTCCGGGCCATCGCCCGCCTCCACGCCAAGGGGCGGGACTACCCCTGGGAGCACCTCCACGGCTACTTCCTGCCCCGAGAAGGGGTGGAGGAGCTCTACGAGCGGGTCCTGCGCCTTCCCCTAAAGGAGCGGGCCGAGCTTCCCGGCCTCCAGCCCGACCGGGCCCGCACCCTGCCCGCCTCCTTGGCCTTCCTCCGGGCGCTCCTGGCCCAGTTCCAGGCCCCGGGGCTTTGGGTAAGCGGGATGGGCATCCGGGAAGGGGCCTTCTTCAGCCGGTTCCTGCCGCCACCCCACCTCCTGCCCGACCCCCGGGCCTTCGCCGTGGAAAGCCTCTTCCAACGCTACCCCTTCTCCGAAGCCCACCGGGACCGGGTGAAGGCCCTGGCCCTGGACATCTTCGCCGGGCTTGCCCCCCTCCATCGCCTGGGAGAGGAGGAAAAGCGCCTCCTTTTGGAAGCCGCCCACCTGCACGATATCGGCATGCACCTGGGCTACCACGACCACCACAAGCACGGGGCCTACCTGGTCTTCTCCGAGCCCCTTTTGGGCTTCCGCCACCGGGAGCAGGCCCTCCTGGGCCTCTTGGTGCGCTACCACCGCCGGGGCGACCCTTCCCCGGGGGCGCTCAAGCCCCTCTTGGAGCGGGGGGACGCCAAGCGCCTCCTAAGGCTTGCCGCCCTCCTGCGCCTCGCCGAGATGCTGGAGCGCACCCGCTCGGGCCGGGTGCGGGGGCTGAGGGTGGAGCTTGGGGAAAGGGTGCGCCTTCTTCTGGAGGCGGCGGAGGACCCTTGGGTGGAGCGGGTGGAGGCGGAAAAGCAAGCCGGGCTTTTCCAGAAGGCCTTTGGGCTGGGCCTCGAGGTGGTGTGGGCGGGGCCCTAG